AGGTGATAAGCTTCATTTTCGTCTCTTGGCATCGCAACTGTAATGTTCGGCATATGCGTCAAGAATGAAATATCAAAGACTCCTTGATGCGTTTCTCCATCGGCACCTACGAGTCCAGAACGATCGATGCCAAAAACGACATGTAAGTTCTGTCGATCAACATCATGCAGCATCTGGTCATATGCACGCTGCAAAAATGTTGAATAAATCGCAACGTAAGGTTTCATTCCGTTCGCTGCCATACCAGCAGCCATTGTCACAGCATGTTGTTCAGCGATTCCGACATCAAAGAACTGCTCTGGAAGTTCTTTTTGAAACTTTGTAAGTTTGCTACCAACAGGCATTGCAGGTGTAATAGCTGCAATGGTCTTATCTTTTTCGGCAAATGACTGTACAGTATCACTAAAAAACTGGCTCCAAGATGGCCCCTTCACACTTCCTTTTAAGACTTCACCGGTCTCAAGCTTATATGGACCTAAGCCATGCCATGTACCGATCTTATCATTTTCTGCAGGATGATAGCCTTTTCCTTTTTTCGTGATGACATGAACAATTACTGGACCGTCAATGCGTTTTGAAGTCAGTAAAGCCTCCTCCAGCTCCTTATAATTATGGCCGTCTACAGGTCCAATATATTTAATACCTAATTCTTCAAAGAAGATACCGTTGACGACAAGATATTTTAAGCTGTCTTTAACGCGATCTGCCGAGTCTCTAAGTTTATGTCCTCCAGGCAGTTTGCTCAAGAAGAAATCAATATCATTTTTGGCACGGTTATAGTTCGAGTTCGTTCTTAATCGTCCGAACATATTATGCATTGCTCCGACATTCGGTGCGATGCTCATTTCGTTATCATTTAAGATAATCGTCATATTCGTTTTATCATGACCGATATGATTCAATGCTTCTAATGCCATACCACCTGTTAAAGCACCATCACCGATGATGGGTACGACTTCATAGTGTTGCTCGTGAATATCACGTGCTTTCGCCATTCCCATCGCTGCTGATAAAGAAGTAGAACTATGTCCAGCCTCCCATACGTCATGCTCGCTCTCACTCAGTTTAGGAAAACCACTTAATCCTTTATATTGACGTAATGTGTCGAACTGCTCAGCTCGACCTGTCAAGATCTTATGGATGTATGCCTGATGACCGACATCAAATATCAACTTGTCCTGTGGACTATTAAATACTTTATGCAGCGCAATTGTCAATTCAACGACGCCTAGATTAGCTCCAATATGCCCACCTGTTACTGCACATTTCTCTATTAGAAAGGTTCTTATATCCTGGCTTAATCTGTCTAATTCTTCATATGATAAATCCTTTAAAAAGGAAGGATCTTTAATCTTTGTAACGTCCATTACTTCCCCACCTACAGTCTATACTTTAGTAATCCTTATTATAACACTCTTTACTTCGTCATGAAAAATAAAAAAAGCCTTCACAGGCTTTAATTATTTGTTTCTTTCGATAATAAATCTTATAAGCTGGAGCAGCCCATCGTTTATCGGACTTAACGTTTGAACCAATTTTTCTGTATGATTAAACTTCTCTTTTAATAATGCCTTAGATTGCTCAAGACCGAGTATAGAAACATAGGTACTTTTATCATTTGCAATATCACTTCCGACAGGTTTACCAATTTCTTCAAAGGAGCCTTCAACATCTAGAATATCGTCCTGAATTTGAAACATCAGACCGACATTTCGACCAATCTGATCGAGCAGCTTAATTTTTTCTTCAGTTAGCTTCATGATAGTTCCAGATGCAACGAACGCGGCTCTTATCAGTTCACCTGTTTTATAGCTATGCACTTGTTCCATCTGATCAAGTTCAAGTGACTGATGTTCGCCAGCCATATCGAGCATTTGACCGTAGACCATCCCTTTAGAACCAGCTGCTTCACTTAAGAGACTTATAAGCGATAGCTTGATATCCGTATCCAGCTGACTGTCTGTAATCATACGAAAGCTATCTGTCAGCAATGCATCCCCAGCTAATATCGCAGTCGCTTCATCAAACTGTTTGTGGTTCGTTAATTTGCCACGTCTGTAATCATCATCATCCATCGCAGGCAGATCATCGTGAATAAGCGAATACGTATGAATCATCTCAAGCGCTACACCGAAAGGAAGGCCATCATCGACACTACCCCCTAGACTATCGATTGTAGTTAAGACAAATAACGGTCGTATTCTTTTACCACCAGCACTTAATGAATATTGCATGGATTCAAATAATCGATTGTCCTTTTCTTTGTATAATCCAGCAATCACATCTTCAATATTCTGGAGGAACTGCTTATTCATTTGTAGTTTCCTCGGTGCTGTTCAGCTTAGTGATCTTCTCTTCTGCTTCCGTCAGTTTCACTTGACAGGCCTGTGATAATTTCACACCTTGCTCATACAATTCTATCGATTTTTCTAAACTTACTTGTTCATCGTCAAGCGCTTTAACGATTGATTCAAGCTGCTGCATCATTTCTTCAAATGTCTTAGCCATAGTGTCCACCTCTTATTTATTAATATGCTTTACTTGTGCCTCTATTTGTCCATCGTTGAGCTGAATGTGTACATAATCCTGCTCTTTCACATCATCTACTGATTTAATAATCTTGTCTTCACTTCTTACGATCGCATAGCCTCTTAGTAATGTTTCAGCTGGACTTAACGACGAAAGCAAAGCAATACGATGCTTGAGCTGCTGATGATAGTTTGACAGCTTATAAGACAAAGTACGATGCATGACATTCTGCATCGAATGAATTTGTTCATGCTGATACTTTAATTTCGTATTTAGTTTCTGTGCATCAAGCTTATTCGACATAAATTGAAAATTCATCTTGTTCTGGTTGAACAGATTAAATGACGACTGCTTTATTCTTTGCTCGAATTCATCTAGTTTCTGCATCTTCTGTTCAATCAGCATATGTGGATTTTTAAAAATATAATATGAAGAAAGGTAATTTAAGCGTTCATTGCTATGCTTCAATCTTAAATTCATCGTACGCATCATTGTGATATCTACCTGCTTCAACCCGAGCAACAGTTCCTTACTATCCGGAGTTGCCATAACAGCAGCCGCTGTTGGAGTTGGCGCTCTGTGATCCGCTACCAGGTCACTAAGTGTCGTATCAGTTTCATGACCTACTGCAGAGATGACAGGTGTGTTACAAGCATATATCGCCTCTACGACGACTTCCTCGTTGAACG
Above is a window of Macrococcoides canis DNA encoding:
- the dxs gene encoding 1-deoxy-D-xylulose-5-phosphate synthase, translating into MDVTKIKDPSFLKDLSYEELDRLSQDIRTFLIEKCAVTGGHIGANLGVVELTIALHKVFNSPQDKLIFDVGHQAYIHKILTGRAEQFDTLRQYKGLSGFPKLSESEHDVWEAGHSSTSLSAAMGMAKARDIHEQHYEVVPIIGDGALTGGMALEALNHIGHDKTNMTIILNDNEMSIAPNVGAMHNMFGRLRTNSNYNRAKNDIDFFLSKLPGGHKLRDSADRVKDSLKYLVVNGIFFEELGIKYIGPVDGHNYKELEEALLTSKRIDGPVIVHVITKKGKGYHPAENDKIGTWHGLGPYKLETGEVLKGSVKGPSWSQFFSDTVQSFAEKDKTIAAITPAMPVGSKLTKFQKELPEQFFDVGIAEQHAVTMAAGMAANGMKPYVAIYSTFLQRAYDQMLHDVDRQNLHVVFGIDRSGLVGADGETHQGVFDISFLTHMPNITVAMPRDENEAYHLLYNAFYEYEGPIAIRYPRGNGYGVEIDSTPKNIERGDWEVLHEGTEVIVLSFGPTLKLIESVREELLKEGISIEVVNARFIKPLDHRYLDAAAKRHIPVMTVEEAMLSGGFGAAVSNYYADLQSDVHVKRIGIDDEYIEHGDVSMLLDDIGINKANLIHEIKQLARPHEES
- a CDS encoding polyprenyl synthetase family protein; the protein is MNKQFLQNIEDVIAGLYKEKDNRLFESMQYSLSAGGKRIRPLFVLTTIDSLGGSVDDGLPFGVALEMIHTYSLIHDDLPAMDDDDYRRGKLTNHKQFDEATAILAGDALLTDSFRMITDSQLDTDIKLSLISLLSEAAGSKGMVYGQMLDMAGEHQSLELDQMEQVHSYKTGELIRAAFVASGTIMKLTEEKIKLLDQIGRNVGLMFQIQDDILDVEGSFEEIGKPVGSDIANDKSTYVSILGLEQSKALLKEKFNHTEKLVQTLSPINDGLLQLIRFIIERNK
- the xseB gene encoding exodeoxyribonuclease VII small subunit; translated protein: MDTMAKTFEEMMQQLESIVKALDDEQVSLEKSIELYEQGVKLSQACQVKLTEAEEKITKLNSTEETTNE
- the xseA gene encoding exodeoxyribonuclease VII large subunit yields the protein MEKYLSVSALTKYIKTKFDKDPYLSNVYIKGELSNFKRHSSGHLYFALKDNDGVISCMMFKRDAAQLTFSPKEGDSVLITGRISVYESRGNYQLYANDIRLDGIGILYERLEALKKAYFDKGYFDAGHKKQLPKYPEHIAVLTASTGAAVQDIRTTLSRRYPLAEVTYISTIVQGEAAKDDIVKNLRTADQLDADVIIVGRGGGSIEDLWAFNEEVVVEAIYACNTPVISAVGHETDTTLSDLVADHRAPTPTAAAVMATPDSKELLLGLKQVDITMMRTMNLRLKHSNERLNYLSSYYIFKNPHMLIEQKMQKLDEFEQRIKQSSFNLFNQNKMNFQFMSNKLDAQKLNTKLKYQHEQIHSMQNVMHRTLSYKLSNYHQQLKHRIALLSSLSPAETLLRGYAIVRSEDKIIKSVDDVKEQDYVHIQLNDGQIEAQVKHINK